The genomic interval TTCCCTGAAATGTTTACAACCATGAAAGAGCGGGCAACGGTGTCCTCATGGCGTCAAATGTTCGGTATCTTGGGGATGATTATTGGTGTGGCTCTTCCTCCCCTCGTTTATGCGAATATGGGCTGGGGACCGATGGGAGCGATTTTTGCCGGGATCGCGCTTATTTTCTTTATAGTTATGGTATCGGCGAGCAAGGAGAAAATGGTTGTTTCGCGTGAAGAGGTCGGTTTCGTTCAATCCTTGAAATTCACATTCTCGAATAAGGCGTTTGTTTTATTCGTTATCGGCAGCTTTTTCGTCCAGTTTACCTTTGCCATGCTGCCCGCGGCGATCCCTTTCTTCACCAAATACGTTCTCGGAGCTGAAGATAGCAGCAATACGATTTTGCTTGGCGCTATTTTTGTCGCTGCCATCCCGTGCGTCTACATATGGGGGAAATTACTGCAGAGATGGGGCCCGCGCAAGACCGTTATGATTGCCGTTAGTATTTACGCATTTGCAACGATTCCATTTTTATTCGTATCCAGCGTTGCAACTGCGGCCATGGCGGCGGTCGTGATCGGCATCGGTTTAGCGGGTTTGCTCGTTTTGCTGGATGTTCTGTTGTCTGAGATTATTGATGAGGATGAGAAGCAGACAAACGTACGCAGAGAGGGCATGTACTTTGGGATGAACGGCTTTATCGTCAAATGGGGAATTTCACTGCAGGCTGTTGTTCTGGGTGTTGTGCTGGAGGCTACCGGTTATGTGAAGGACGCGGTTCAAGCGGAAGCGGCTGTATGGGGCATTCGTTCAATGCTCAGCTTCATTCCGTTCATAGCTTTGCTTGTAGCTCTTCTATTTTTCTATTTATACCCTATTCGTCCTACGAATATGATTACAAAAAGCGGAGCGGTGACCCATAGTAATGACTAGTTTTATAGATTGGGTAAAAAAGAACCCATTATTGCTGCTTCTGTTTCTAGTTGGGGCTGCGGTGAGAGTGGTATATGCGGGCGCCGTACCAGGCGGCTTGAATCAGGATGAGGCATCGATCGGCTATGAGGCTTATTCTATTCTGCATTATGGCATTGATCGCAATGGCATATCGCTGCCGGTTCATCTTATTGCATGGGGAAGCGGTCAGAACGCGCTTTATGCTTACCTGTCTATGCCTTTTATCTATTTATTCGGACTAAATGAACTGTCAGTTCGAATGGTTAGCATCTTATTTGGCCTACTGAGCATGGTGCTATTCTATCGGATTGCAAATCAGCTATTTAAAAGAAAGCATGCAGCTGCGGCTGCAGCTTTTTTTATCGTCATATGCCCTTGGCATATTATGATGTCACGATGGGCGCTGGAGTCGAATATTTTTCCTACTCTAGTGCTGATCGCAGTGTTTTTTTTGTTCAAAGCGCTGCAGCAGCCGAAATGGCTGATTGGCTTTACATTAACACTAGCCGCTTCACTTTATGCTTATGGAACGGCTTATTTTTTTGTACCTGTTTTTGGAGTAGGCGTATTGGCTCTGCTCGTTGTTAAAAAGATGTTCAAGCTTCGAGTTCTGCTTTGGAATTGCGCGGTTCTCGTTATATTAGCAGCACCTATCGGACTGTTTCTTCTTATTAATCGATATGGCATGGCGACCATACAATTTCTGTTTTCTATTCCTAAGCTAACTGTTCCTCGTGTAGAGCAAATCTCTACCGCATTTGGAGGTCATATTTTTTCAACAGTTGCGGACAATTTTAAATCATTTTTGCAAATGTATTTGACTCAAAATGATGGTTTGCTGTGGAATGCCATGCCTAAATTTGGGTATATGTATCCGTTAGCATTACCGCTGATCGGAATTGGCATCTTATATGGTGTAATGAAACTGATTAATAATTTCCGCATAGAGACAGCAGTCATTACTATCTGGTTCGGAACGGCAATTCTAATGACATTGATTACAGATGTGAATATCAATCGTATTAATATTATTTTTTATCCTACGGTATACTTGGCAGTTGCAGGATTTATGTGGCTGCACAAGCGGATTAAGTATTCTTTCCCTATCGTTATAGCCGCATTCTCCATTTTCTTTGTTTTCTTCTGTGCTAACTATTTCACTATTTATGCGAAGCAAATAAGCCCGCTTTTCTATGAGTCCTTTGGAGAAGCTGTACAGTACGCATCGGATGAAACGGAAGGCAATATTTATGTGACGGATCAAGTGATGATGCCTTATATTTATGTATTGTTTTATGAACAAATTGATCCGAAGCAGTTTATAAGCACAGTCGACTATATCAATCCGGGTGAGCCCTTTCAGTTTGTTCGGGCATTCGGCAGATACCATTTTGGGCAGCCAGAGCTAAGGCCAAATGAGGAAGCGGCTTATATTTTCAAAAATAGCGACTCTATTCCGGGTGAGGATTCAGGCTATAAGATTAAAAGATTTAAACATTATACGGTCATGAGCGGTACAGGAACAGTGGTGGCTCTGAAGGTTCATGAATCATTTCAGAACGGCGGCTTTGAGGAAGGGCAGCAGTATTGGTCATTTACTTCCGGCACGGGGATAGGCTCAAACCGTCCTTACAGCGGTTCCAGCTTAATGTATGTTGACCCAGGCAACGGTCGTGTCGTTTCCCAGACCTTCTCGGCTGCTGATGACGGTGACTATATTCTTTCTGCTAAAGTGAGTACGAGCGCTGCTGGTGGAATGATTGGGGTTTCCATCAATGGAGCAAAGGTTGAAGATCTTTCGATTAACGCACAAGAGCAATATGTAGAAGTTAAGCTGCCTGCAGTATCCGTGAACATGGGGGACACCGTTTCTATCTATTTTACCGGAGGGGCGGGCTGGTTAAATGTCGATGATGTGGCGTGGAGCAAGCAATAGTGACCGTATTATTCTGCAAGCTAGAGTAATGTTGGTTATTTTGATTCTTCTATTTGTTATTGTCTTAATAGGCTGCTCAAATAAGCAAATGGGAATGAAGGAAACAATCACCGCGTATTACGACCACATGCTTAATGGAAAGATGGAGGAGTCTCAAAACCTTTTGGATTGGGACTCCGGGGAGTGGGACATTGTTGATTATTACGTTACAATGCCTCTCATGAATAAAGACTATGGTCTGATTTCGTTAGAAACTTTTGAAATTAGTTCATCCAAGAATGATGATGCTTCAGGAGAAGCCGTAGTTAAAATTACTTATAAGGATAAAGCTGATAAAAATCGAATTGAAATCAACACGTTAGAGTTACATACAGATTCCAACGATAACTGGAAAATAACGTCCATCACACGAAAGATGGAATGAGGTTATTCCGATACGGCTTCACCGTTAATATAATAGCTGTCCTCACGATAGGCATGAAACACGATTTCAATTTCAGATAGGCCAATCTGGCTGACGTATTTGGTAACTGCCTGTGCAAATCGATTTCTTACTTGCTGTCCCCGCTCGAACCAGCCGACCTCGATAAATGCAAACCCTTGATCATCTGTCTCACTGCCAAAAACGCTGGTCGTATTCAGACAAGCCATTGTAAAATTATCGGTACCGCACTCGCAAATAGCGGCAAGCTCAGCAGCAAGCGGTGCCGAAACAGATTTTAACTGCTCGGACGGTACTCCGCGGAATAATAAATGTGGCATTACACTGTTCCTCCTGCATAGATAGATTAAATATCCATAGTAGTATAACAAAAAAAAGCATCAGCCGCTTTATACTAGGGAATGCCGCCTGATTCACAATCAGTGGGCATTCCTGTATAACGACTGGTGCTTGTTTGTTTGCTGCTGCTTACTCCGTCAC from Paenibacillus sp. FSL K6-3182 carries:
- a CDS encoding glycosyltransferase family 39 protein, with translation MTSFIDWVKKNPLLLLLFLVGAAVRVVYAGAVPGGLNQDEASIGYEAYSILHYGIDRNGISLPVHLIAWGSGQNALYAYLSMPFIYLFGLNELSVRMVSILFGLLSMVLFYRIANQLFKRKHAAAAAAFFIVICPWHIMMSRWALESNIFPTLVLIAVFFLFKALQQPKWLIGFTLTLAASLYAYGTAYFFVPVFGVGVLALLVVKKMFKLRVLLWNCAVLVILAAPIGLFLLINRYGMATIQFLFSIPKLTVPRVEQISTAFGGHIFSTVADNFKSFLQMYLTQNDGLLWNAMPKFGYMYPLALPLIGIGILYGVMKLINNFRIETAVITIWFGTAILMTLITDVNINRINIIFYPTVYLAVAGFMWLHKRIKYSFPIVIAAFSIFFVFFCANYFTIYAKQISPLFYESFGEAVQYASDETEGNIYVTDQVMMPYIYVLFYEQIDPKQFISTVDYINPGEPFQFVRAFGRYHFGQPELRPNEEAAYIFKNSDSIPGEDSGYKIKRFKHYTVMSGTGTVVALKVHESFQNGGFEEGQQYWSFTSGTGIGSNRPYSGSSLMYVDPGNGRVVSQTFSAADDGDYILSAKVSTSAAGGMIGVSINGAKVEDLSINAQEQYVEVKLPAVSVNMGDTVSIYFTGGAGWLNVDDVAWSKQ
- a CDS encoding MFS transporter, with the translated sequence MAMASFKSKLAYSSGNLSVNLIAQAFASYIVFYYVDVLGVKPTLISLAMVIHGIVNAVLNPLFGHISDRTSSRFGRRIPYMLFGMVPLVALFTAIWFPVGTGSALFWYFLTIVLLYDIMFVMVVLNYSALFPEMFTTMKERATVSSWRQMFGILGMIIGVALPPLVYANMGWGPMGAIFAGIALIFFIVMVSASKEKMVVSREEVGFVQSLKFTFSNKAFVLFVIGSFFVQFTFAMLPAAIPFFTKYVLGAEDSSNTILLGAIFVAAIPCVYIWGKLLQRWGPRKTVMIAVSIYAFATIPFLFVSSVATAAMAAVVIGIGLAGLLVLLDVLLSEIIDEDEKQTNVRREGMYFGMNGFIVKWGISLQAVVLGVVLEATGYVKDAVQAEAAVWGIRSMLSFIPFIALLVALLFFYLYPIRPTNMITKSGAVTHSND
- a CDS encoding DUF1904 family protein; translated protein: MPHLLFRGVPSEQLKSVSAPLAAELAAICECGTDNFTMACLNTTSVFGSETDDQGFAFIEVGWFERGQQVRNRFAQAVTKYVSQIGLSEIEIVFHAYREDSYYINGEAVSE